Proteins co-encoded in one Candidatus Dependentiae bacterium genomic window:
- a CDS encoding acetyl-CoA carboxylase biotin carboxyl carrier protein subunit — MAISKIFINKTQHNIQINKQNSIEINGKQIEIFKHFDHENKIIIKINNTLYNGYVKQLSQYEFSVYIYNFKKKFIISTKNNLLLEPAKLDSQKDSFQEKLISPISGRVIKINFKENDFIKKNQTLLSIESMKMENELKAHTDCFIKKIQISESDLVKSNQVLMIFSKKGEIKSGTKIKYEPTEVPNRGTS, encoded by the coding sequence ATGGCGATAAGCAAAATATTTATTAATAAAACACAACATAATATACAAATTAATAAACAAAATTCTATAGAAATAAATGGAAAGCAAATCGAAATATTCAAACATTTCGACCATGAAAACAAAATTATAATTAAAATAAACAACACACTATATAATGGATATGTAAAGCAATTGTCTCAATACGAATTTAGTGTTTACATATATAATTTTAAAAAAAAATTTATCATAAGTACTAAAAATAACCTTTTATTAGAACCCGCAAAATTAGATTCTCAAAAAGATTCTTTCCAAGAAAAATTAATCTCACCAATCTCGGGACGAGTTATTAAAATAAATTTTAAAGAAAACGATTTTATCAAAAAAAATCAAACATTATTATCAATAGAATCTATGAAGATGGAGAATGAATTAAAGGCCCATACCGACTGTTTTATTAAAAAAATTCAAATTTCAGAATCAGATTTGGTAAAATCAAATCAAGTATTAATGATTTTTTCAAAAAAGGGAGAAATAAAAAGTGGAACAAAAATTAAATATGAACCAACGGAAGTTCCGAATCGGGGAACTAGCTGA